From the genome of Sinorhizobium fredii USDA 257:
ACTGCTGCGGCGTCAGGCCGAGCCAGGCGGCAAATTGCCTGCCGGAGCGGAATTGCTCGGGATCGGTGACGGTGGCGGCGACCGCCGTGGCTGTGACTATGCCGAGGCCGGGGATAGCGGAGAGCCGGCGACTGGCCTCGCTGTCGGCATGCCAAGCGAGAAGTTGCTGATCCAGCGCAGCGATCTCATCGGCAAACACCAGGATCTGCCGGATCAGAATGTCCAGCGTGGTCCGGGCATAGGAGGGCAAGCTGCTCTCGCCAGACAGCGCTTGCTGCGCCAACTTTGCCAGATTGGCAATGCCTGGATTGGCGACTAAGCCGAGTTCAGCCAGATGCGCCCGCAACGCATTTGCGACCATGGTGCGTTGGCGAACGAGCAGCGACCTGGCGCGATGCGTCATGAGAATGCTCTGCTGCGCCACCGTCTTCACAGGCACGAACCGCATCGTCGGGCGCTGCACGGCTTCGCAGATTGCCTCGGCATCCAGCGCGTCGCTCTTGCCGCGTTTGACATAGGGCTTCACGTAGGATGGGGGAATGAGCCGGACCTCGTGCCCCATGGCGGCGAGCGTCCGAGCCCAATGGTGCGCTGTGCCACACGCTTCCATTCCGATTAGGCAGGGTGGCAGCTTCGAGAAGAACGGCAGCATCTGCTTGCGATGCAGCCGTTTCACCAGCACGGTTGCGCCTGTCTCATCGACACCATGCGCCTGAAACACGCTCTTGGCCAAATCCAATCCAACGGTCGTGATCTGCATTGTCAACGCTCCTCTTTTG
Proteins encoded in this window:
- a CDS encoding IS110 family transposase: MQITTVGLDLAKSVFQAHGVDETGATVLVKRLHRKQMLPFFSKLPPCLIGMEACGTAHHWARTLAAMGHEVRLIPPSYVKPYVKRGKSDALDAEAICEAVQRPTMRFVPVKTVAQQSILMTHRARSLLVRQRTMVANALRAHLAELGLVANPGIANLAKLAQQALSGESSLPSYARTTLDILIRQILVFADEIAALDQQLLAWHADSEASRRLSAIPGLGIVTATAVAATVTDPEQFRSGRQFAAWLGLTPQQ